A window from Cryptomeria japonica chromosome 1, Sugi_1.0, whole genome shotgun sequence encodes these proteins:
- the LOC131073716 gene encoding disease resistance protein Roq1-like — MASTSTSGRGEEERDPFVVLEPPNKRIKSCSTTKQYDVFINHRGPDVKTTLAQQLYDALQQAGIRAYLDAPETELGDYFPSAIKNAISSAAVHIAILSPQYAESPWCLAELALMSQTKARIIPLFYHVDPSDFRYIKNRVAEAFSKHEEKGRYPSHDIQQWKECLQNVSWLKGHELNGHNDDLSKLCNDVVSAVVKQKQKRKIPFQVAKYAVGLDELVKDFHSICQRNGQMRDKIIGIFGMGGSGKTTLAKYLFNSKHSEFSGSTTLFDVRDKHVKGELTSLQSKLLKDLFPRNDRSFSSIEEGTAYIKHDLQGSRESRFLIVIDDVDHQKQLDALFPLDVLNPNSLVIVTTREERLLIKVGVTVRYKMKVMNPEHSKELFCWHALHRQSCKSSFENLVDNFVQACRGLPLALQVMGAHVFGSGMAYWKSQLGEVEARLDKDIKDTLKISYDPLEEDQKQIFMDVACFFIGEEVSKAISIWKASGWRAEHALQTLKDKCLVDVQIRYIMMSPGTSCHYEPTLVLKMHDHLRDLGREMADKEMSQPTDNQMRHPHRLWRPEDCIGINKIKELQDTLTESERKSFRCYNYLDIDDLGLRYFFGSTKTSSDLQLLQLENNEDEPFIPERIPLQNLHTLILEEVSHERLWQMDDQVLLKLKELSCSFGKLDLLELEDILMSDLNKLISSFRMLQSLESLNIEFGINFDDFNIEWNCLLKSVRELTHLQNLRLRRCIVEGKFSLSNSRCRRLWDISAIERLKGLKRIWIAHCPELKSIKAVEQLKGLKTIWIQDCRRLQGVICFKELKELMRIFIGNCARLKNIEGIEFLIRLESIIIAQCPQLENIRGIEELKGLKEMIISDSPMISCIERLQRLPSELKTIVGRSAEDFNADTIGDTLSMVQNEHCEIDWKGNSNHFLVRSKQVEEMIYSFHKTHHLFSTFIFCAAVWKSPEIGGDILNGTRIELENTNDLRHINLFRGGTDWIYTCVVNEERFLKYDSWMPKSHDIKRAFLMGVKADEGRKAVHILQSLFAQLCIRNSEYSEEDLLRYRLLDPHDFKEFKCVSDCYEYGFFGYDDFADYVDDNAEYNGGDDEDHRYNDNVIEI; from the exons ATGGCTTCCACTTCGACATCTGGTCGAGGAGAAGAGGAACGCGATCCATTCGTGGTGCTTGAACCTCCCAATAAAAGGATAAAATCCTGCTCGACTACAAAGCAGTATGATGTATTCATCAACCATCGAGGCCCAGACGTCAAAACAACTCTGGCTCAGCAGCTCTACGATGCTCTACAGCAAGCTGGGATCCGGGCATATCTAGATGCTCCAGAAACTGAGCTGGGCGATTATTTTCCTTCTGCTATAAAGAATGCTATATCCTCTGCCGCAGTGCACATAGCCATCTTATCACCGCAATATGCAGAGTCTCCTTGGTGTTTAGCTGAGCTTGCTTTGATGTCCCAAACCAAGGCTAGAATTATTCCACTCTTCTACCATGTTGACCCTTCGGACTTCCGCTACATCAAAAATAGAGTTGCAGAAGCATTTTCCAAACACGAAGAGAAGGGCAGATATCCTAGTCATGACATTCAACAGTGGAAGGAATGCCTGCAGAACGTTTCATGGCTCAAGGGCCACGAACTCAACGGACACAATGA TGATCTGAGTAAGCTGTGTAATGATGTTGTCTCCGCTGTCGTTAAACAGAAGCAAAAGAGAAAGATTCCTTTCCAAGTTGCAAAATATGCTGTGGGACTTGATGAGCTTGTGAAAGATTTTCACAGCATTTGCCAGAGAAATGGGCAGATGAGAGATAAAATAATTGGTATTTTTGGAATGGGAGGGTCCGGCAAAACCACTCTCGCCAAATACTTGTTCAATAGCAAACATTCAGAATTTAGTGGATCAACTACTCTGTTTGATGTGCGGGACAAACATGTCAAAGGTGAGTTGACTTCTCTACAAAGTAAGCTTCTAAAAGATCTGTTTCCTAGAAATGATCGTTCATTTTCTAGTATAGAAGAAGGGACCGCCTATATCAAGCATGACCTTCAAGGGAGCCGTGAATCAAGGTTCCTTATAGTTATAGATGATGTTGATCATCAAAAGCAGTTAGATGCCCTATTTCCCCTAGATGTCCTCAATCCCAACAGTTTAGTGATTGTCACAACCCGTGAAGAGAGGCTTCTTATAAAGGTCGGAGTGACAGTCCGTTATAAGATGAAAGTGATGAATCCAGAGCATAGCAAAGAGCTCTTCTGCTGGCATGCGCTCCATAGACAATCTTGTAAAAGTAGTTTTGAGAATTTGGTAGACAACTTTGTCCAAGCATGCAGAGGTTTGCCTCTTGCTCTTCAAGTAATGGGTGCGCATGTTTTTGGAAGTGGCATGGCTTATTGGAAATCACAATTAGGTGAGGTTGAGGCAAGACTAGACAAGGACATAAAAGATACGCTTAAAATAAGCTACGATCCTCTGGAAGAGGATCAAAAACAGATCTTTATGGATGTAGCATGCTTTTTCATAGGAGAAGAAGTGAGCAAGGCCATAAGTATATGGAAAGCTTCAGGGTGGAGAGCCGAACATGCACTTCAGACCCTCAAAGACAAGTGCCTTGTTGACGTGCAAATTCGTTATATTATGATGTCTCCTGGTACATCATGCCATTATGAACCAACATTGGTTTTGAAAATGCATGACCACCTCCGCGACTTGGGGAGGGAAATGGCAGATAAAGAAATGAGCCAGCCAACAGataatcaaatgaggcatcctcaTCGGCTGTGGCGTCCTGAAGATTGT ATTGGAATCAACAAAATCAAGGAATTGCAAGACACCCTCACTGAGTCCGAAAGAAAAAGTTTCAGATGTTACAATTATCTCGATATTGATGATCTTGGTCTAAGATATTTTTTTGGGAGTACAAAGACATCAAGTGATTTACAATTGCTTCAGcttgaaaataatgaagatgagCCTTTTATTCCTGAACGGATTCCTCTCCAAAATTTGCACACTTTAATTCTTGAAGAAGTATCACATGAGAGATTGTGGCAAATGGATGACCAG GTTCTACTCAAGTTGAAAGAGCTGTCTTGCAGTTTTGGGAAATTAGATTTGTTAGAGcttgaagatattttaatgagtGATTTAAACAAACTAATCAGTTCGTTTAGAATGTTACAAAGTCTGGAAAGTCTGAACATTGAGTTTGGAATTAACTTCGACGACTTCAATATTGAATGGAATTGCTTGCTAAAATCTGTAAGAGAACTCACCCATCTACAAAATTTAAGGTTGAGACGCTGTATTGTAGAAGGGAAATTTTCTTTAAGCAACAG CCGCTGTCGGAGGCTATGGGATATATCAGCTATTGAAAGATTGAAGGGTTTGAAGAGGATCTGGATCGCTCATTGTCCAGAGCTAAAGAGTATAAAAGCTGTCGAGCAATTGAAGGGATTGAAGACAATCTGGATTCAGGACTGTCGACGGCTTCAGGGTGTAATTTGTTTTAAGGAACTGAAGGAGTTGATGAGAATCTTCATTGGGAATTGTGCAAGGCTGAAAAATATTGAGGGCATTGAATTTTTAATACGCTTGGAGAGCATTATCATTGCTCAATGTCCGCAGCTGGAGAATATAAGAGGCATCGAAGAATTGAAAGGATTGAAGGAGATGATTATTTCAGATAGTCCTATGATAAGTTGCATTGAAAGGTTGCAG AGATTGCCGTCGGAGCTTAAAACTATAGTGGGGAGATCGGCTGAAGATTTTAATGCAGATACAATTGGCGACACATTATCTATGGTGCAAAATGAGCACTGTGAAATAGATTGGAAGGGAAATTCGAATCATTTTTTGGTACGGAGCAAACAAGTAGAGGAGATGATCTATTCGTTTCATAAAACCCATCATTTGTTCAGTACATTCATCTTTTGTGCTGCGGTTTGGAAGTCTCCTGAGATAGGGGGCGACATTTTAAATGGGACAAGGATTGAGCTCGAAAACACTAATGACCtaagacatataaatctcttcaggGGAGGTACAGATTGGATATATACGTGCGTGGTTAATGAGGAAAGGTTCTTAAAATATGACTCCTGGATGCCCAAATCTCATGATATAAAGAGAGCATTTTTAATGGGAGTGAAGGCAGACGAAGGAAGGAAAGCTGTCCACATATTGCAAAGCTTATTTGCTCAACTCTGCATTCGCAATAGCGAATATTCTGAAGAAGATCTGCTGCGCTATAGGCTTCTTGACCCTCATGATTTTAAGGAGTTTAAGTGTGTGAGTGACTGCTATGAGTATGGTTTCTTTGGTTATGATGATTTCGCTGACTATGTTGATGACAATGCAGAATATAATGGTGGCGATGATGAGGATCATCGTTATAATGATAATGTAATTGAGATTTAA